TCTCAAAATCAGTATAAATAGCCTTGGCTTTAAAAAGCTACTTTTTTATTGTCTGTCTTAGACGTGACTGTATTATGTAATTCTTTAAGGTTTTGTTCACTTCTCAccttttttttacatatataattcaGCATACCACAGCAAGTCTTAGGAAATTTGGGATTATGACagtataaatatgtacattttgttttcattacatatttaaaaaataaatcttgagcTCAAAGTAATCATCCATCTTAGACTTGGcaatttttagtttattatttactTGCCGGAAAGttttaatgtttgtgtgtgagtgtgtgtgtgtgtgtgtgtgtgtgtgtgtgtgtgtgtgtgtttgatagcCTGTAAAGCAGATTAAAGTTTACATGGAACTTTTAGTTTATGAAAAGTATTGATCATaaatccattttgtttttctagattcCTGGGTTCTGTGAGAATGAGAAAGGTGTTGTTCCTTGTAATATTCTGGTTGGCTACAAAGCTGTGTATCGCCTGTGTTTTGGCCTGGCCatgttctatcttctcctttctttactAATGATCAAGGTGAAAAGCAGCAGTGACCCTAGAGCCGCAGTCCACAATGGGTAAGCTTTGATTATGGGAGAGAACATCTATATCACTTTTTCCTCCCAGGAATTTTGATTTTTGTctaaagaaatttcaaagcagATTAtcgttttcattttaaaaaaagttttaaaaactgctGATTTTACTAGAGAAATTCTTGTTTGGGATATTAAATAATAGTTCTGGGTCATTAGTTGGCATCACGTCtgattatgtattttaatttcaaaggAGGCTATATGTGTGATTAAAGGACGAGGATTGGTGCCTCTTAGCTTTTGGTGAACTAGTCCTATTATATAGAATTCTGAATTCCTAGATCTACAGGGCAGCCAACTAGAAAGAAACATAATTACTGAACAGGTATTGCTTTTCTAGATGATTGTTTTCCATAacctagaaagaaaacaaaagtgctaATTTAATCAGTCTCATCTAATACTGATTAgatcatcattattttatttgaatgatttgaattttatctgtttcttcttATAAATTAGTTTTCTTAATATGTTCTATTGTTTATTTGTTGACATGCTAAAATGACAGGGAGTAAAAATGTATTATTAGGGTAGTAAAAATTGTTCTATAACAGGTTTTTACCATTTTAGTCATTAGCTGTATTAAACTACTATTTTGATGTAGGCCTTTGTCATAATTTATTAAAGCTATTCATttggtttttttgcttgtttgtttttttggtttttcgagacagggtttctctgagtagccctggctgtcctggaactcactctgtagaccaggctggcctcgaactcagaaatctgactgcctctgcctcccaagtatggggATTAAAAAGCTATTCATTTGTGAACTGAAATTGTACTTTATATACACATGCAGCTCAGTGCTTTGACATGAAGCCAGTATTCTTAAGTGAATCGGTGGCACGTCTTTCTTATGACCATCTTTACAatagtctacataatgaattttttTATGTTCAGTATATGCTAGAACTATTATATAAAGTGTAACTGTTCTGTAAGTGGTTCTGAAAAGCTTTATTATTCCAGGTATATTTTGGGTTCttattacatttgtttctgtcttagaTTCTGGTTCTTTAAATTTGCTACAGCAGTTGCAATTATTATTGGCGCATTCTTCATCCCGGAAGGCACTTTTACAACTGGTGaggagtttttaaaaatccttttgttTTGTATAGGAAACGATGGTAAGCGCTGCCTGGAGCTCTAACTTTTTCTTGTTTGGTATTTCCTTTTTTACCCCAGTTGTGAAATCaatttacatataattttgttTACCCTTTGTATTATGATtactaagaaaaataattaaaacgaAAGCAGTCATTCCTATGCTTAAAATGCACTGTTTTTCCTTTCAGTGTGGTTTTATGTAGGCATGGCGGGTGCCTTTTGTTTCATCCTTATACAACTAGTCTTACTAATTGATTTTGCCCATTCTTGGAATGAATCATGGGTTGAAAAAATGGAAGAAGGGAACTCAAGATGTTGGTATGCAGGtaagcttttgtttcttctaccttCAGTATAGTGAATGTCGGTGAGAACAGAATAGGCTGCTGGCGAGTCACTTAGGGTTTTTGTGATCTAATGTTCTCTGAAGAGGCATTCAGTTGAAGTTAAGTGACTGTATCAACAACTTGTTGAAAGTTTTGTTCTCATAACTAGGGACCAGTAAAGAAACCAAAGACCCTTGAATATCCAAAATAGCGCTCTGAGTCCATTACTTAAAGCTTTATTTTTGCACCCAAATTTCCCAATACATTAAAAGTTGAAAGGGAAGACTACTAGAAATAAACACAGAGTTGTGGAATTGGTCAGCAGCAGTACGCAGCACAAACAAGTACTTTGGAACAGTATATAAAGGTATAAAGGATGCCTAACCGCTGAGGGGAATTCTGTAGTAGTGTAATTATAACAAGCTTGAACTGATTAGTTACATTAAATGTAAGATTTATTTAGAACCAAATGCCATGCGGAATtcctaatatattttataaaatctaaTAATTCAATTGTATTTCTTTCACAGCCCTGTTGTCAGCTACAGCTCTGAATTATTTGCTGTCTTTAGTTGCCATCATCCTATTCTTTGTCTACTATACTCACCCAGCCAGCTGTGCAGAAAACAAGGCGTTCATCAGTGTCAACATGCTCCTCTGCATTGGAGCATCTGTAATGTCTATACTGCCCAAGATCCAAGTATGCACTTCCTACCACTCATTTTATAGAGCCTTTGTGCTACATTTTCACAAATCAGAATGATGTCAGATTTTTATCTGCATTGCTTAATATTTTGTTTGTAGGAATCACAACCAAGATCTGGCTTGTTGCAGTCTTCAGTAATTACAATCTACACAATGTATTTGACATGGTCTGCTATGACCAATGAACCAGGTATGTTTTATCTATAATGAGTCCTGCAGTGTTGTTTTTTATTCAAAACTCATCATTTTAAGAGATGAAGTTACTTAATTATTAGTACAGGAGTAGAGCACGGAGGCAGTACCAGTTCACCTTGGAGGTGTTgttatcttttcttttcacttAGTGTCTTCCTCTACTAACAAAATGAGATGGCtctaaaaatatgtatatttcatttttacaGTTAGCTAAGATAGTTGAATATGGGGAGAaatcaaatattttcaaatgttttctgttttctttaagacagagtctctatgTGGTTTGTGTAttagggtaactgtggcctcatgaAATGAACCGGGCAGgtgttccttttatttctattttgtggaataatttgaggaatattggtattaacTCTCCTTTGAAAGTCTGGTTGAAAGTCTGTGCTAAATCTATTTGGTCCTGGAGATTTTTTCAGTTGggatacttttaatgactgcttctatttcactagggatTATAGAGCTTTAAAAATCTGATCTTTGGTAACTTTGGTAGATGTGACCTACCaaaattatccatttattttaggTTATCCAATTTGGTAGAATATGGGTGTTTAGTATGTTCCTATGAGTCTTTGGATTTCCTCGGTGTCTGCTATGTAccctttcatttctcattttattaatttggatagtcTCCACATTTTGGTTGGTTTAGATAAAGGATTGCCTATTTtgatgatttttctcaaagaaacaactcttTTTTTATTGACTCTTCATATCTTCTGTTGTATTTCTGCCCTTGGTTTggttatttcttgctgtctattcctcttgcatgttcttctttttgtttagaaaaatctttaattcatttctgtcttgtcctatcttctcattcagtagagagttgttttgTTCCTATGAGCTTGTAAGCTTTCTGTTCTTGTTGCTAATATCGAGCTTTAACCTGTGATGGTCTGATAAAATGTAGGGATTGcagtttcttttatctgttgagaattgctttgtcttcaagtatgtggtcagttttggagaatgtTCCGTGAGCTGCAGAGGCGTATTCTTTTCTGTTAATAAGAAATGTTCTATACtagtctgttaggtccatttggtttgtaACGTCTGTTAGCTACAGTACTTCTGTTTAGTTTTTAGCTGAATGACTTGTCCATTGGTTAAAGGGTTATATTTAAGTTTCCCATTAGTATGTGAGGGTCACTGTGTGATGTAAGCTGCAgtgatgtttcttttacaaactagGATGCCTTTGAATTTGGGGCATAGCTGTTAAGGACTGAAGAGTTACCTTGATGGATTTTTCCATTGATGAGTatgtgtccttccctatctcgattaattttggtttgaagcctattttgttagatattaaaatggctacaacAACttgctttgtatttctaaatgtattaacTTTATCTAAATTATCTAAATTTTACTCATTTGTTGAACAAGATACCTTGGCTCTAAGATAAGATTGGAAAGAAAGTGATTTTAGTTTTCTAAATACTTTTCTAAAGTCTTattaataacataaaaattatgcttaagtattttgttaatttgtgccTTTTAAAGCTCTCTTGGAGGTTCCAAGGGTTAAATATAtcctatttttttaatattactaaCATTTTGATGTACTTTATAGAAACAAATTGCAATCCAAGTTTACTAAGCATCATTGGCTTCAATACCACCAGTCCTATCCCAAAGGACGGACAGTCTGTTCAGTGGTGGCATCCTCAAGGAATCATAGGACTCGTCCTCTTCCTGCTGTGTGTGTTTTACTCGAGGTAAGACAGGCTAAGGCTATGAATCCACTTTTACAGGaagcatatttatatatagaCGAAGGAATCATTTAAAAcactgttcctttctttctttctttctctatgaatTTCTTCCTGCAGCATCCGTACCTCCAACAACAGTCAGGTTAATAAGCTGACTCTAACAAGTGATGAGTCAACCCTGATCGAGGATGGGAATGGCAGAAGTGACGGTTCActagatgatggtgatggtgtccACCGAGCTATAGACAATGAAAGGGACGGAGTCACTTACAGTTACTCCTTCTTTCACTTCATGCTCTTCCTGGCTTCGCTTTACATCATGATGACCCTCACCAACTGGTACAGGTACTACATTTCATGATAACTTCAAATAATTCTTGTGGATTTTTCATGATATATGGCACTACTtgagtatgcatatgtgtgtacatgtttgtgtatatgcagGTTTGCGTACCtggtgtgtgaaggccagagaggaAACTCGTATGTATTCTTCAGTCACTGTGACCATTTAGTTCTCCAGAGCAGTAGGGGAAATGTTCTGGGGATCAGACTTCAGTCCTAATGTTTGCAAAGCAAAtactttacctcctgagccatttcTTGAGCTCCAGAATCTCTGATGTATTTCAATAGTTAAAGTGAATTTTGAGAATTCATACAGTTGTTTAAAAGAGGATTCTTTTTTATCGATATAATTAAAAGATCTGAAAAGCTGGACTGGAGAGATTGATGactctggttaagagcactggctgcttttccaaaggaccctggttcaattttcagcatccATTTGGTACCTCACAAttttgtaactccatttccagagcaTCTGATACCTTGTCTAGACAGTGGTACCATAAACATAGACATATATAGAATGCACAGACATATGTAGAAGTAAAATAACCATataacacataaatttaaaaaggtaTCTGAAAATCTTTGATGCAGATATATTAATGTGTGTTGATTTTTagagcttttaaaatataaatacatttatttatttatttatttatttatttatttatttatttattacatcccaatcagtttcccctccttcctcttacCCTGGCTCCTATCCCCCACTTCTCCATTCCACTCCCCTCTTTTTCTCGTTAGAAAAaagatatcaaccagccatggcatatcaagttgtagtaagacTGGGCACCTTCCCTCATAGTGAGGCTGCATAACCCAGTAGGAAGAAGAGGTCCCTAAAGTaagcaagagtcagagacagcccctgccccCACTTTTATGAGtcctacaagaagaccaagctattaactataatttttgttaatcccttcaaaattaataaataatttcctaataaaataaaagtaactttataatttgcttttaaaatgactttgacTAAAATGATTTGCCAAAAGAATCTACACAAGATTGACATTGACCTGTATGGTTGGACAAGTATTTTTAAACATGTCTTTAAATATTATAGAACCAGAAAAAGATGGCAAAAACATCATTCTTTTCTGATGTATTTGATGctagtatttattcatttttattatgaaagagtattttataaaattactaaTGATATCTTACTGAGCTAAGAAGTAAGTAGTTATcagtaatttataatttatttactatatagcaaatattgaaaatttagatctaagccaggcagtagtggatggagcacacctttaatcccagcacttgagaggcagaggcagcctgatttatagagtgaattccagaaaagccaggactacagagaaatgtgttgaaaaaaataaaaaataaatatgaaggtGTGTATCTGTACATATAAAAAGATCAGCTTACTTCAGgatctttttccttccctatctGTCAGAtctgagaaggagagggaggtgaGGTAGAGAAGGGAGGCCCATAAACATTGCAGTCACGTACAAAATAGTCAGATGATACTTTACTCACTTCTCATCTGCTCCTATTTAATAAACTGTACAGACTGCATACTGTGCCTCAAATTGTGGGAAAGATCTGCTGGAGCCATATGGAGGGTATGGCAGCACCACCATGAAACTCTGTACAAAGGAAGCTTAAATTAAGGGCCCAGTAGCCTGATGGCTTAGTAACACAGACCACTAACCGCCAGTCACTGACTTTTTCTCAAATCGTAGGTATGAGCCTTCTCGTGAGATGAAGAGTCAGTGGACAGCAGTCTGGGTGAAAATCTCTTCCAGTTGGATTGGCCTTGTGCTGTATGTGTGGACACTGGTGGCACCACTTGTTCTTACAAATCGGGATTTTGACTGAATGGGATGTCTGGCATGAGTCTCACTTTGGCCATTGTTCATTTGACAGTAACAGTATTCCCAGTTTTTGTAAAGTTGTATGTGCTGTTGTGTAacactctttttttctcttgcatGAAATAGATTTACTCTGCCATTTTATCTATGTTCTTGCTAAGTATATGATGATATGAATTGCAATGGGAGAATTTTGAATATTGTGGGAAAGATGGACATTGATAGGCATATCATCTGCTCTGTACATATGGtattaaaactgaaaacaaaagttCTTGACAATTGGGTTTCAAAATTGTGTTAGAACTTATGCTCTTTTAGAAACATTAAGTATATGGCTGCCTTTTGAAATACTTCCTGTGTTGTTGCCTTACAGAGGACTACAAATACAAAGCAAATAGCTGTTTTACAATTATGTAAATAAGCCACAAGCTAGTTGTCTGAAAACTGTAAGTCACTTTAATTTTGTCAGAATGTTCTATTACTAGGCCCAGGATGTTCCATGTTTAGTGGAAAATAGTATAGGAAGTGGGGGGAAACTAAGCAGTAGACAAGAGCCTTCACAGAAAGTCATTGGTAATGGGTTTTAAAGGAGGTACTTAGATCATGATTTTCTCTGTAAGTATGGTCTTCACCAAAAAAATGAATGCTTTGCTCTTTGTGAACACAAAATTACGGATTTCATGGAGATATTAACTCTGCATTTACACAAGGTTTTGAAAAGGATATTGTGTTAGAAAAATTTGAAACTAAAAGTTTCCCAAACAAAATGGGAAACTTAAAAGGACAAAAAATATTAGGCTTGGGTTAGGAACTTAAGATAAAGTCTAGTCcagttcttattttaaaagtcaactaGCTCAAAAGCTAGTTAATAACAAAGTTGGATACCAAAAATAGCCAACACTATGACATAAAAACTttgtattcaaaatatacaattcACTTTATAAATTATTAACGGTAGATAATTTGTGTAAAATGTATTGCTGCTATCCAGcatgccgttttttttttttttttaatccagacaCAAGGCCAGGAGGATAATTAACTGAGGAATAGACAACTCACCTTACACTACATATTTAGCCATGCTTAAAATGTAATGTTTGTGTTTACTGCCATGCAATTGATATAATAATTCAACTTGAAAGTCAGGATGCCACTTAATTTAGATAAAAATGCTTAGTTATTTATGTTAGTATCTAgctaaaaaacttttaaagatctatatgcttctttaaaaatatttattgtgcaAATGAAATATAGCAATTCATCTTAATTTTCCAACCTTACTCTGTGTTAATACTTTGTTTCACAATTTTGAATGGCTGTGTTCTGtctattaaataaatgaattcaaagaaaatgtgtggTGTTAGCTCTTTAAGCATTACAAATTTAGGTGTATTTAACTCAGATTCTTCCTTCCACAGGccccttttttaaaaaggtggtgGTCAGTGTTTTTCTCTGGCCAACAATTTGTGTCAggatttcttttgctgtgataaaacagtgaCTGTAAGTAATTGggagagaaaggatttatttcatcttacactttgaAGTCTACCATCCAGAGAAGTCAGGAACTGATCAGGGCCTCGagggagtgctgcttattggctagTTGCCTGTGACTTGGTCTGCCTATTTTTGCATAGCATTCCAGAACCACAGGCCTTGGGGGTGCAGTGATACCACCACCTCAATTGGTGGGCTCTCATCAGGGTGATTTAAGAAAATGATCGGGCTTACGTACTAGCCAGTATAattgggacattttctcaattgagaccTATGCCCAAATGACTCCATCCATGAATTACTACATTAACATTGGTCTCTATAATGGAACACATGAGAAGacatatatgtttattttggctcataagTCTGAAGATTCCAGTACACAATTAAGTGTCCTTATTTCTTTGGAATGCCAAGGTATGCCAGTGAGAACCCATAGCAGAGCAAAATTCTGGACTCCTCAGCCCTCAAAATGGACAGGATTATATAATCAAGGGTCTTCCTACAAGGTCCCACCTTCTGAAGTTTCCTGGGAACACCCTGTCAACATGGGAACATTTGACATCCAGTTCTAGCAGGTGCCAAACTTTGgtacattttatttgtaaattctgTATAGTTTCTATAGTATTTAGGCAAgcaatttgtatgtgtgtgtgtgtgtgtgagagagagagagagagagagagagagagagagagagagagagagagagagagagagagaaagagagaaagagagagagagagagacagacaccagAGGTAGGCACTGAAGTCCCTGAAGCTGCCTGATGAGAACAGAACTCTGGTTTCTAGCCATTACAGCTGCTTGCAATAGCCAAACCTAGACAATAGCTGCTTCTCGGTGGCTGAATGATTAAACACAGGGTATAAGCTAAGTAGTAAGAAAATAGCTAACTCAAATTCTGGGTTAgtgaaaaaccagaaatgaaatgTGGAAATGGCTTGTCTATAAAATACTACTACTTGTAGATTGCCTTTACAAACCAAACTTTAACCTATGGCCAACGTAATAAGACTTTGAGATCATTTAGAACCATGTACTCATTCTGATCACATGTTTACCAAGCCAGTTTTAAgatcatacatgtatgtaaaatgTGGTGGCTAGACCAAAGATTATTTGCTGGAAGCAACTAGAGTTGAAAGCAACACTTCATTatgtgagttttatttttttttacaaatacatattttatgggataaacagtttcctctgagatcAAAATATTGCACACTATAGTAGGAAGTTCTTAAGTAGGAAGGAAacctcaaaatagcttcaggaagttcctgaaattgACCAGATTGACTAGGCCTGTTCCTGCCAGAGGGAGTCAAGCTTGGAAAACTATCAAATCAGATAAgccccagctgcctggaagaagtaAAAACCAGCTTATTTAAGAGGTTTAAATCAACTTGGAAAGAACActtgtaaaacccaaatgaaaaggacctcaccgatctgtggagaactgcagacgcaccccaaatcactcacgagaaacacaacttgatgcagcGGAATTCAGcccaagaacaaaagaagtttacagcttttaagggtgaatctacaaaccaggtgggggtggagttagggaagggggaaggttgagagtggagttagggaagggggaaggagggggaacaggtcactaggtcatcgatacatttgatctcaaattcctaagatgcatggtgtgtcactttataattggctatttcgaagtagtttcacactatatatcatgagctccagttcaagggggtcaggcttatctcaaacttttagcatcctggcaccaactgtctcagggctgttagttcaaagcccggccaagctaatctcgggcccatagcatcctgacaccatgaatcttaagatttgtttagttagggccatctgttcaaatggtcagctaatttcctgggactgaggcaacacagtgtttgacttacaggtttttatgtctttgcttttaaaagtagggttcaggggatcaacttatgatttttctatctttcacacTCAATCTCCAACTTGTACCTCACTCACATTCTGTACTTGCTGGGCTGTTCAATAGTGATGCTCTTTATACAGGAGGAAAGATCTGAACTCTTCTGAACAAATCAGGCCGACTTGGATAGATGGCACTGAGGGTTAGTTTTATTTCTTGTCTATTACTTTTCACATGTCTGTATCTTTCTTAtagtttcctttcagaaaaattaaacatGACCTGATGAATAGCTGAATTCTAATATAGAATTATAaaagaattaatatttaatgtaacaaaatttattttaatgcttgTTGATAGCAAAATCAAAACAGATGCTCAAGAGCCATTATTAAACTTTGGATCTTGTTTATCCCAGTAAAAGATGTATTtgtgaggggggaaaaaaagacttaGTTTAACAGCTCACATAATTCTGATTATTCAgtatgttagtattctgtctaaactccacctccccagttacctggcaacagccaggtatgctcctccccagttacctggcaactgccaggtaggccgatccactataaaaggggctgcttgccccttattcttactctcttaccctcttgcctctctgtcccctcccccaccttcctctctctccacgtggtcatggccggcctctacttctcttttatctcttccaccttcctctccccacctttgccctatcccctgaataaacctcctcccccttggaaccgcctggtctggagtggtctgttctgagctgcggttggacttcttaaaagaactaatacAGTACCCATGAGCACTAAAAGCTTTAACAGACCAACCTAGAAAGCTCATATAGTCTAAAGTATGCAGGAGGGATGGGTGGCTCTCCTATAAACTGATTTCGAAAACCAAGTCAGTTCCTTTTGTGAATGTATATTTAAAAGGTGTGCACTTCTCCagtcaagaaaggaaggaagccagtgAAGAAATAGACTGGAGGACTGCGGGAGGAAGGTCAGAAAAGTCAGGAATGCTAGTCTTCATTTCTCCTGAAAACTCAGAACTCTAATTTACCACTTATAAGAAAAATTCTAATACCTGGGGCACAATATGGCCCAAAGAAGCATTCTCAAAATGCCTTACTGCATGACTGTACAATTTAGGTATTAACCACACTGCTTCTAGCCCTCTGCCAGAATGGAGATTTCTCCAAGTTTTAAAGAACCCTTTTAAAGCCGCTTCAATTCTTGAAAGGGACAACTTGATTCTCTTGTCCTATATTGTGGCAAAATATGTTAGCATTTGGTGGCATCCAGTGGTAATGTTTTCATCTTATTTGCAACAATGAGTGATTTTTCTCTTGGTTCTTTATTAGAAAcatagaaagcaagccagtatACTTTTTAAACAAAGAACATTAAAACACATTAAGGTCAGAAGCATATTACTCCCATACTACAATACACAGTCTTTTTCCCCCCAAGTAAAGCACAAAGACTCTGATGTGACTCACAGTGTGATAATGGACAACAGACAATTTAAAGCCACCTTCTTCCTATGAGAAGGAAAAAATCACTTCATGTGGGCATCACTTCCAAAGACGACTCAACAAATAATAGTACTTGACATTcatcatatttattttactaaataCCATGGTTCAAAAGAACACAAACCAGAAAATGTACTTAAACTAGTCTAAATGGGTGGAGTTAACCACACCCGGTCTCCACATTCTCTCTATGTATACGGAGCTAGTACCACGTCAGAGTGAATGATTACTCGTGTACACTTTGCCTTTTCTGTTAACATGAATAAATTTCTCTGAACCAACAAAGACATGAAATATTACAAGATACAGGCACTTCATGTTCCCAGTTTTAGAAATAAGCCAAgagaaaaatacttaataaaaagtAACTGGGCCAGAGTTTTCTACTTTAGTTCTAGACGCTTTAACTCAATTGAAAATAAACAAGCTTAGTTGGtcatatttgtaaaaaaaaaaaaaaaatccaattacaACTGGGGAAAATGGCCATTTGAATTCACCGTAAGATACGCCAATCATGTGCACTACAGTGTGTATGCCAGGCAGCGAGTACATCTGAAAGCTTTGTGAGAGTATGGGGAGCGAGAAAAGCAAAAGGTGCTTTTATTCCACAGTATCTGATTAAACAAAAAGtaatttacaaaacaaagtaccaaatgatactttaaaataaatacttcatcATTTTGATGAATATATACAGTGTCCACTTGGGAGTTTAACTATCTAAAAGTGGCATTTCAGTATCCAGAGGAGCAGGAGCAAGTTCACATAAATAGAACAGGGTGGCTTCACTGGCTTCAGCTTCAGTCAAGGGCTCCAGGCGGACAAGCTTACTCTGGGTGGGTTCTGGATCCAGGCTGCTCTCCAGGAGCTCGTCAGCTTCCTCGGGTTTGTCTACAGAGGGCACAACTTCTGAGGATGCAGCTGTGCTCCCCTGCTCAATAGCAGATGCAGAGTTCCCATCAAGGAATGCAAGCAGTGGAAAGGCAGTATACTGGATAAGCTGTTTATCTATAAAGATcagaaaaatacttttataaatcCAAGTAAGATATTATACATTTTATGtcactacattttaaaatacgTACATAAGGAAAGCTAGCCTTTCATTTCAACAATTTAACCGTGagattcattttttaatgttaaattaaGGGGAAAAGTTTCAAACTATAAGAACCATTACTTTACCATGTTTTACTAGACACAAGGCCGAGTCAGCTCTCTcatttgtttatatggtttatagCACTGGGGCTGAGCCCAGGGCTCTCTATGGGGCAGTGGGCTgtaagaagcagctgggtgcttggt
The sequence above is drawn from the Arvicanthis niloticus isolate mArvNil1 chromosome 20, mArvNil1.pat.X, whole genome shotgun sequence genome and encodes:
- the Serinc1 gene encoding serine incorporator 1, with translation MGSVLGLCSVASWIPCLCGSAPCLLCRCCPSGNNSTVTRLIYALFLLVGVCVACVMLIPGMEEQLNKIPGFCENEKGVVPCNILVGYKAVYRLCFGLAMFYLLLSLLMIKVKSSSDPRAAVHNGFWFFKFATAVAIIIGAFFIPEGTFTTVWFYVGMAGAFCFILIQLVLLIDFAHSWNESWVEKMEEGNSRCWYAALLSATALNYLLSLVAIILFFVYYTHPASCAENKAFISVNMLLCIGASVMSILPKIQESQPRSGLLQSSVITIYTMYLTWSAMTNEPETNCNPSLLSIIGFNTTSPIPKDGQSVQWWHPQGIIGLVLFLLCVFYSSIRTSNNSQVNKLTLTSDESTLIEDGNGRSDGSLDDGDGVHRAIDNERDGVTYSYSFFHFMLFLASLYIMMTLTNWYRYEPSREMKSQWTAVWVKISSSWIGLVLYVWTLVAPLVLTNRDFD